The DNA region gagctgtgtgtggggaccccagggggctgtgggtcagggataGAGGGCAGCAGCTTGGTTGCTCACCATGTACCGCAGGCCCTCGGACACGGAGTGGTCCCTGGAGTAGATTAGGTTGACCTTGGTGCCCTGCACGGCCACAGGGCTCTTGCCAGCAATGTCGGCCGCCAGCTCGAAGGCGCCCTCCAGCATGGCCTGCTTGTCCTGGAAAACtcggctggggagaggggaggagccaTGTGAAGCTAAGGGGGGCGCCCCGACTCCCAGAATTGGGACACCACTTTGAGGATGGGATAGAACCAGTTCGCAGCAGTGGGGTCTCCAGCCAGCCGCAGTGCACATCACGATAGGGGATGtggcccacacccctcccagtgGCTCTACCCCACAGACCCATGCAGTGGGAGAAGGAAGCCATCAGCCTGCATGGGCCTCTCTGCTCTCCTCACACGCTCAGGAATGGGGACGCCtcggttctatccccagctctggcgggggagccaggactcctgggtctccTCCCAAAACAGCCACAGACTTAGAAGTTTAGGAGAAACCCCTCaagccctctctgtgcctcccttTAGCCAGCTGTGTGTTGGCAGCACAGGCTGCTTCACCTCTGGAAGGGGGGGGGCATTCGCTCCCCTGGGTAACATGCTCATGGGTCAGCTACCTGACCAGGCCGCTGCTCTCAGCTTCTGGAGCCATCATCTTGCGGGCGGTGAAGGCCAGTTCAttcaccaggctggggagggagagcacagggacaggtgtgggcatgacacagacacacacacacacaacccctcgGGGAGAGACTGCACCTTGCCAGCTATGCTGTACAGATCCCTCCTCCacatctcccctctccctctgccagCACAGCCAGCCTGCGGCCCTGCCCTGCCGGAAACACAGCTACTCCCTGACACCCAGCCAGCTTCCGGGGCGCTGGGCGACCAGTGGGGAGTACTAGGTGAGGGAGAATGGATCCTAAATCCACTTGCTCTTCAGCTGGGCTGGAGCTCCCTGCAGTCTCTCTAAGCACCACAGACCTTGGGCtgttcccactcccctccccagcaaggTCCCGTGGGCAGAGGCCACAGGGTGATGCATGAGCCAGCCCAGAATGCGGCAATTCAATCCAAGGAGCATGGCCAGGCAGAGGCAGCGATGCTCAAATTGCAAGGCAAAGATGGGGTCAAAGGTGGAATCGACTCTCCACGATGGGGGGCTGTGGCGGGACCTGGGGTGAGGGAGGACAGGGCCCGGAGAAGTGTGAAAGGGGCATTTTTCCAGGCGCTGATGCTCAGATTCTGTGGCACCCAACTGAATCCCCAGGGTCGTTGGCCTACCATGGATCCGCCAGCTCCCAGTCAACTGATTGCCCCTTTTAATGGGGCTGGGGAGAATCCAGGCTCCAACCTGTCCCCACGTTTGAAACTGGCCACAGGTACATACCTCTGGTTCCCGATGATCCTGGGCAAGCGCTGCAGCGTGCCCACGTCTGCCGCCAGCCCGACATCCACCTCCTGCaaggggggagagaagggcagGGCTCAGACACCCTCCTGCCTAGACGCGAAGCAGAAGGGGCATCAGTTCACTGGGCCACACGAAACACAAgggagctggtgtgtgtgtgactgtgagagagagagagagcgcaaccATGATCCGCGGGGAAACAGCCCTGGCTACACAATGGCAGCAGGGACGGAACCCAGGTCTTAAACCACGAACCTCTCCTGTCTCAGCTAAAAAACCCAGCTGTGCTGGCCAGGGCTGCAGAAGGCACTGTATGTGGGCCACCACTAGAGGAAGCCACATGGAGCTGAGGTAAGGAAGGTGGCTGTAGCAATTGTTGCCGAGGGAATGGCATGTTTGCCAGTCAATCACTCTGCTTCTATCAGCCACTCTCTTTTTGCTTTTGACAACATAAACTCTTCCCAGCAGCGACTGTCTTGCTATACCTGTCCAGCACCTGCTACCACAATCCTGTGATGGACTGAAAAGTGGGTTACGATTGTGATCTGTTACTGTGAATGCTCTGGGGTTTTCTTGGTCCTGCTGGCAGGCCAGGGGGGCACTGTAAGAAAACGGGAGATCAGACTGAGTCAGCAAAGAGTCAGCTCACAGTAAACTAGGGTGAGCTGAGTCCCTCTGCCTCAgacagcagcctgctttgtcttgcTCTGGTTTGGGGCGCTGGTGTGTTAGGATTGTAGATTCTAAGCAATAAAGTTATGCAGCAACCTTTCAGTGAGAGTACTGTGTGTTTTCAcctaacttgtgtgtgtgtgtatgtgactaACATAACTCTAATGCATCGTCACCAAGCCAGAGTTGACATAAATGGATTCTCTGGGCTATTAGTTTAGGCTCTCAGCATATTCAGGCATCAGTACAAATCCCAAAGGCGTTCTGCAGAACCGTGAAAGGCAACTGTGACTCAGGGATCTCTTGATGCCGCCTGCCACAGGGGTACATAAGGGTATAGGGAGCCCATGAGTTCACCAAAAGGGTCATGTAAGACCTCTACTGAAGACCTGCGTCAAGCTGGTCATTGTAATCACTGCAAAATTTAAGTAAAGAAAATAGTGAAGATATACATATATGctgaaaattctgttctttagGGCTGTAGTTGAAAGTGGGTCACTCAAAGGTAGTGTGCCTTGAGACAAACGCCTCCAGGCAGGGGATGGGAGACCCTTCTCTCACTGCGTGTCATACAATAGGTGTCTATTAGCATGCCAGTGCCCGTAAAGAGCCGTAAAAGACATCAGAAGGAAATTAACAAGAAGAGCTAAACAGCGGGGGAAGACAGGAGATGCCCTATTTTGAGGTGACCATCACAGGTCTGTTTCTGGTATTTTGGGGGTGCAGAGAGACAACCTGGCACCTTTCCCCTAGGAAGTAAACTTGCTGAAAACACTGGGGTTATGCTAACTTGTAGGAGACGGGGGGATGCCCTGTTAGCAAAGGGGAGGCTCTAAGGAgcgttatgattttgttttatacgtaaccatttgtttccaatcttCTCACTTGCTAGTACTTGAATCTCTGTTTGACAATAAACTTATTCACACTCTACATAACTGCATTGAGTCTCACAAGCTGGCGTGTATTTTTCTTTTAGGAATAGTGGATCTGAGAGTTCTCTACAGCAGGGGCTGGGCACTCCAGAGGGATGATCCAAGGGCTCATGAGTCAGTGTGTGCCTCTCACTACCTGTACAGGGAGACCAGGGCCAGAGCCTGGTGGTTTCAGGGCGCTGATCCACAGCCCAGACTGCCTCTGAGGTGCCTGAAAACCCTGGATACCCCTGGGAAGCATCAAATGAGCTCAGATTCTGGAggacaatggcacagctgcataAATGCCTTACATTCCACGGTGTGGAAAACACAAAGCAGTGCTGCTGGCACGTTACAAAGTAAGAGAGCCAGAAAAGCACAGTGCTGTCCCAGCATTCCCCAAAACATGCTTAAAAAGCCAGCAACAATCCAATTTCTGCCCTCAAATGAAGGGCAGCAAAGGGCCGGGGACATACCTTAACTTGGAACCATGCATCCTGGGTGCAATACCGGATATCACAGGCAGAGATCAGGTCTACACCTGCAAAGGGAACCGACAGTTGTTCTGGTTCTGCCGTGACATTCCCATATCTCCACCCTTTCCGCTTTCCTGTCCTTGTTCTCCTCTCTCTGGTGCCAGGAGTCTCCAGGGAGGTTCAGACAAGGCTTCCCCTTGGGGAATCCCCTACATGGATGGATGCatagcgccccctagtgctgtgTGGGGTTCAATACTAACTGATTCATTGATATAACTGCCAGCTTTCTCCATCCCCCGATTCGATCCCTTGCCTTGCTGTGAGGCTGCCAACTAGTGTCAGTTCTGAGGGTAGTTTGGATGCCTCTCTGCTGGGAGTCGCACAGTCATCACACACTGGCTGCTGAACAGCCAGCGCCTTCGGTCCCTCGCGGCCTGTGCCAGTTTGGAAGCAGGGATCTAAGACGTGAAAGGGTCTGCAGCCTATTGCTGATTCCAGCCCATCTCACCCCCCTGAGGAGCCCCATTCCCAATCCGATGGGCCTCACCTCCCCCAATGCAGCCTCCGTGGACAGCGGCAATCACAGGCTTCGGACACTGGAAGAAAGCCAAAAGGATATTAATCAGAGGAGCCAAAGCAAATCAGCTGCTGCCCAGCTCAGAAACCcactaatcatagaatatcaggggtggaagggacctcaggaggtatctagtccaaccccccattcaaagcaggaccaaccccaactaaacccCTAAatttggccccctcaaggattgagctcacaaccctgagtttagcaggccaatgctcaaaccactgagctatccctccaatCCAATGGTAGCTGGGACACTGGCTTGTTGGGGCTTCTAAGCCCTGCTCTGTCCAGATGGGCCAGGCTCTTGCTAACGTCCTGACTTCAGGGCTGACAGTGGGGCCATGAgaagctgggggctgcagggaagcccCGATACAATGGGAGACGGGCAGGGAACACTCCCCCAAGGAGGGTTGATGCAGGGAGCTACAGTGCTAGCCAGGGGTCAGGGAGATAGTGCCAGGAAGATGCTTGGATGCAGTTCTTGGTGATCTCGGGGCATGTTGTTGTTATATGTATTACTGTACGGCCCATGAGCTCTAGTCATGAACCAGGCCCCATGGTGCTGTTTTTATGGCTATTAGGTATATTACGATAGCACCCAGgtgccccagtcatggcccagcccccactgtgccaggtgctgtatatTTCTATTACTACTGTATTAGGGGTATTACTGTAGCACTGCCCCTCCTTGTCACACTAATATCttgggatcaacacagctacaaaaacACTGTAAGCCACAAGTGATGACATTTAAGAATGTATTATACGATAACACTAAAGCAAGCATGCACAAAAGACTttacagcagggccggctctaggcaccagcgtcccaagcatgtgcttggggcagcatttttcaaggggcggcactccggcccttttcttctttttttttttgtgcttggggtggcaaaaaacctggagccagccctgctttacaGCATCATAATTTGATATTTATACTTGCATTTTAAGATGAAATAACATTAAGGGGCAATTCATTTTGTTGAAGAAGTTGGTAAAGGGTTTTTTCTTAAGCTGTGCATGAAGCTTTCTGTAAATTGGGAGCTACCCtatttataattaattatttaatattaaatttacttttttttgctATTTAATTATTACATTCAAATATGTTATTGGCaattaataatattattttaaatgatcATTCGCATCAATGCAAATTCTGCAGTTGCTAATATttcaaaccatttaaaaattccGCATACACCacttgttaaaatgaaaacatatttacGATCATGACCCAAGGTTGTGGCTGGAGTCACGACTATTCATACTTTTTATTTACTCCTCCTAACAAGCTTAACTTTAGCTAGTCTGAAGCCTGAAGTTTAGGCTTTAAGGCCTGCTTTTTACTTGCATTTCATACACACATGATTAGCATAAGCAAACATTTCCCTCCTAGTCCACCCCAGGCAAGAACATCTTCCTGGCAGGACAGGTGCTTGTGTCCCTGCCGAACCTTCTCACCCTCTCCAGCACCGTGAAGCTCTCCTGATACTCCCTGATCTTCTTGCGCAGGTTCCACGCCTTGCGAGCCGTGTCCTCCCCTTCCACCATCACAAACGCGCTGCCCATCTCCATGAGGTCGATGCCTacggcaggggggtgagggcaggAGGGAAATCACAGACACCCCTGCTT from Gopherus evgoodei ecotype Sinaloan lineage unplaced genomic scaffold, rGopEvg1_v1.p scaffold_34_arrow_ctg1, whole genome shotgun sequence includes:
- the ECH1 gene encoding delta(3,5)-Delta(2,4)-dienoyl-CoA isomerase, mitochondrial isoform X4, producing the protein MSSTPEQPHASHSYETLKVSRVREKVFHVELNRPDKRNAMNTVFWREMVVCFNKIAQDSECHAVVVSGAGKLFSAGIDLMEMGSAFVMVEGEDTARKAWNLRKKIREYQESFTVLERCPKPVIAAVHGGCIGGGVDLISACDIRYCTQDAWFQVKEVDVGLAADVGTLQRLPRIIGNQSLVNELAFTARKMMAPEAESSGLVSRVFQDKQAMLEGAFELAADIAGKSPVAVQGTKVNLIYSRDHSVSEGLRYMATWNMSMLQTEDLVKSAQAAVERKSPKDVVYSKM
- the ECH1 gene encoding delta(3,5)-Delta(2,4)-dienoyl-CoA isomerase, mitochondrial isoform X1, with amino-acid sequence MGILAQPCPLSREDWAVLGCYKLSAQIQPLLSFRAMSSTPEQPHASHSYETLKVSRVREKVFHVELNRPDKRNAMNTVFWREMVVCFNKIAQDSECHAVVVSGAGKLFSAGIDLMEMGSAFVMVEGEDTARKAWNLRKKIREYQESFTVLERCPKPVIAAVHGGCIGGGVDLISACDIRYCTQDAWFQVKEVDVGLAADVGTLQRLPRIIGNQSLVNELAFTARKMMAPEAESSGLVSRVFQDKQAMLEGAFELAADIAGKSPVAVQGTKVNLIYSRDHSVSEGLRYMATWNMSMLQTEDLVKSAQAAVERKSPKDVVYSKM
- the ECH1 gene encoding delta(3,5)-Delta(2,4)-dienoyl-CoA isomerase, mitochondrial isoform X2, with amino-acid sequence MAAAVAGSVLRGLLRRQLSAQIQPLLSFRAMSSTPEQPHASHSYETLKVSRVREKVFHVELNRPDKRNAMNTVFWREMVVCFNKIAQDSECHAVVVSGAGKLFSAGIDLMEMGSAFVMVEGEDTARKAWNLRKKIREYQESFTVLERCPKPVIAAVHGGCIGGGVDLISACDIRYCTQDAWFQVKEVDVGLAADVGTLQRLPRIIGNQSLVNELAFTARKMMAPEAESSGLVSRVFQDKQAMLEGAFELAADIAGKSPVAVQGTKVNLIYSRDHSVSEGLRYMATWNMSMLQTEDLVKSAQAAVERKSPKDVVYSKM
- the ECH1 gene encoding delta(3,5)-Delta(2,4)-dienoyl-CoA isomerase, mitochondrial isoform X3; amino-acid sequence: MELSAQIQPLLSFRAMSSTPEQPHASHSYETLKVSRVREKVFHVELNRPDKRNAMNTVFWREMVVCFNKIAQDSECHAVVVSGAGKLFSAGIDLMEMGSAFVMVEGEDTARKAWNLRKKIREYQESFTVLERCPKPVIAAVHGGCIGGGVDLISACDIRYCTQDAWFQVKEVDVGLAADVGTLQRLPRIIGNQSLVNELAFTARKMMAPEAESSGLVSRVFQDKQAMLEGAFELAADIAGKSPVAVQGTKVNLIYSRDHSVSEGLRYMATWNMSMLQTEDLVKSAQAAVERKSPKDVVYSKM